Genomic DNA from Veillonella criceti:
ATATTATCATATTTTCATCGTACATACAATGCATTTCATTGTATACATTAGATTACTTAGATTGATATACCTCTTCTTTCAATATACCAATATACGGTAAATTACGATATTGCTCCGCATAGTCGAGTCCATAACCTACCACAAAATAATCCGGAACTACAAAGCCTTGATAGTCCACATGAACTTCTACCGTACGACGATCTGGTTTATTAAGCAAAGCCACTAATCGAACACTTTTAGCATTGCGAGATTTTAGATTTTCTAACAAGTAATGGAGCGTATTGCCAGTATCTACAATATCCTCAACTACAATAACATGCTTCCCTTCTACTGGTTTATCTAAATCTTTCATAATCCGCACAACACCGCTACTTTGTGTACTATTACCATAGCTAGAACAGGAAATAAAATCTAAGGTTACATCACCTTCAATAGAACGTGCTAAATCAGCAAAGAACATAACCGCTCCTTTAAGCACGCACACAAGGACAACCTCTTCGCCTTTATAATCAGCAGAAATCTGTTTACCTAATTCAGCAACTCGTTCCTGTAACGCTTCTTGAGTAATTAATACTTCCTTGATGGAATCTAACATTTAATTTTCCTCCTTGATAGAACAAGCCCAGTATGTAGTCGCCTGTTCATCCCATATAATTGTGATAGACTTCGGCATTCCTAAAGCCAACACAGTCGTATCTCCACAAAGAAACCATAAAGCATCACGGTCCGCTTGTGGTATTTTTTGGTCAATAAGCCAATCCTTTAATTTTTTATGACCCCAAATACGACCATCTTTACGACGTAACACTATACGGTCACCAGCCTTGCGATGTCGCAAATACGGTCCCTGCTTCGCCATAGTTTGAGGGATTAATACCGTTTCATCAGCTTTTAATGGTGGTGGAGCCACCGTTGGCCCTAGCCATGTCACACAGCGAAGCCCTACTAACCGATAAACAGGGTGACCCTTGTCCGTAGTGTTTAAACGTCCAACTTGTATTATATCATATTGTGCCGCAACCTTCACGTTAGAACGAATAAATTGTTTAGGCTTTTTTCCTTGCACTACCTCATATAATTCATTGACTTGTTTTTGTGAAAACGTAGTTTCACTATTAAATATAGAAAATACCCTTTGCCACAAACGGTAAAACAAGGCTCGTGGCAAGTCAGCTACGGCTTGGCGCTGTAAGGTTATCGCCGGTGTCCTACTATCTAAGTTCATACATAAAGAAGGCCATAGAATCTCAAGTTGCTGTTGTAAATAAGCCTCATCAATCGCCATATTTTCACCAAGCCGCGCTAACGTTGCTACAATATTAGGATTATATTGCTTCAATAAAGGAATGACTTCGAGACGCAAGCGATTTCGTAAATATAACGGCTCGTCATTAGTTTTATCATGGGCAAATGTTAGCCCCAAGGCCTTTACATAGCCTAGAATTGCCGTTTTCGTTACGCCTAAAAAAGGGCGCCACAAATCTCCTTCTATGCACTGCATCCCCCGCAAACCGTTAGTACCAGCGCCACGAAGTAAATGCGCCAAAATAGTCTCCCCTTGATCATCTTGATGATGAGCTGTCGCTA
This window encodes:
- the tilS gene encoding tRNA lysidine(34) synthetase TilS, translated to MSVPDTVNETCIRDFEASVNNYEVMHGSVPSGSAVLIACSGGPDSIALLHWLVTCKGLGTMTNLKLGVACVDHSLRPESKAELAMVKIYAEQYQLPFYELTIDAAQLAKERRQSIETVSRNERYDFFRRLLRTEGYQYIATAHHQDDQGETILAHLLRGAGTNGLRGMQCIEGDLWRPFLGVTKTAILGYVKALGLTFAHDKTNDEPLYLRNRLRLEVIPLLKQYNPNIVATLARLGENMAIDEAYLQQQLEILWPSLCMNLDSRTPAITLQRQAVADLPRALFYRLWQRVFSIFNSETTFSQKQVNELYEVVQGKKPKQFIRSNVKVAAQYDIIQVGRLNTTDKGHPVYRLVGLRCVTWLGPTVAPPPLKADETVLIPQTMAKQGPYLRHRKAGDRIVLRRKDGRIWGHKKLKDWLIDQKIPQADRDALWFLCGDTTVLALGMPKSITIIWDEQATTYWACSIKEEN
- the hpt gene encoding hypoxanthine phosphoribosyltransferase translates to MLDSIKEVLITQEALQERVAELGKQISADYKGEEVVLVCVLKGAVMFFADLARSIEGDVTLDFISCSSYGNSTQSSGVVRIMKDLDKPVEGKHVIVVEDIVDTGNTLHYLLENLKSRNAKSVRLVALLNKPDRRTVEVHVDYQGFVVPDYFVVGYGLDYAEQYRNLPYIGILKEEVYQSK